The following coding sequences lie in one Phycisphaerae bacterium genomic window:
- a CDS encoding rhamnulokinase: MTKPASFAAIDLGAESGRLVLGKVSDQKLELSEVHRFPNGPIRTLDELHWDGLRLWSEMKHGLALAGKQAGMLAGVGIDTWGVDFALLGRGDALLGNPFHYRDPRTNGILEKAFAIVPRAEVFDQTGIQFMQFNTIFQLLAMRLGKSALLDAAETLLMMPDLFNYWFTGRKCCEFTDATTTQAYDPRKRGWAIPLIQKLDIPTRIFGEVVPPGTVLGPLRQEIREETGVGNVPMIAPAQHDTGSAVAAVPAVGEKSWAFLSSGTWSLMGMEVPQPIINEQSLRFNFTNEGGVAGTYRFLKNIMGLWLVQECRRTWERAGRAYSYAELADLAGKAEPYRAILDPDDPSFLAPGDMPTRIAEYCRKTGQHVPESPGQFVRICLESLAMTYRQTLGRIESCTGRKAEVIHIVGGGIQNKHLCQWAADATGRTIVAGPVEATAAGNIAVQAVATGVLPDLKAARQLIRRSFEVSVYEPNESGRWDAPYRKFEQLRG, translated from the coding sequence ATGACCAAGCCAGCAAGTTTCGCGGCGATTGACCTCGGGGCCGAGAGCGGTCGTCTGGTCCTCGGCAAGGTATCCGATCAGAAGCTCGAGTTGTCCGAGGTGCATCGCTTCCCCAACGGGCCGATCCGCACTTTGGACGAACTGCACTGGGATGGACTCCGGCTATGGTCGGAGATGAAGCACGGCTTGGCCCTGGCCGGCAAGCAGGCGGGCATGCTGGCCGGCGTGGGCATCGACACCTGGGGCGTCGACTTTGCCCTGCTCGGCCGCGGCGATGCCTTGCTGGGTAACCCGTTCCACTACCGCGACCCGCGCACCAACGGCATTCTCGAAAAGGCCTTCGCCATCGTGCCCCGCGCCGAGGTCTTCGATCAGACCGGCATCCAGTTCATGCAGTTCAACACCATCTTCCAACTCCTGGCCATGCGCCTCGGCAAGTCGGCTCTGCTGGATGCCGCCGAGACGCTGCTGATGATGCCCGACCTGTTCAACTACTGGTTCACCGGCCGCAAGTGCTGCGAGTTCACCGACGCGACCACGACCCAGGCCTACGATCCGCGCAAGAGAGGTTGGGCCATACCCTTGATCCAGAAGCTGGATATCCCGACCAGGATCTTCGGCGAAGTCGTCCCGCCCGGCACCGTGCTCGGGCCGCTTCGCCAGGAGATCCGCGAAGAGACCGGCGTGGGCAACGTGCCCATGATCGCGCCGGCCCAGCACGACACCGGATCGGCCGTGGCCGCCGTCCCCGCGGTGGGGGAGAAGAGCTGGGCCTTCCTCAGCTCGGGCACTTGGTCGCTGATGGGCATGGAAGTGCCCCAGCCGATTATCAACGAGCAGTCGCTTCGCTTCAACTTCACGAACGAGGGCGGCGTGGCCGGAACCTACCGGTTCCTCAAAAACATCATGGGGCTCTGGCTGGTCCAGGAGTGCCGGCGGACCTGGGAGCGAGCCGGCAGGGCTTACAGCTACGCCGAACTGGCCGACCTGGCCGGCAAGGCCGAACCGTATCGCGCCATTCTCGACCCGGACGATCCCTCATTCCTCGCCCCGGGCGACATGCCCACCCGAATCGCCGAGTACTGCCGCAAGACCGGCCAGCACGTGCCCGAGTCGCCCGGCCAATTCGTGCGGATCTGCCTGGAGAGCCTGGCCATGACCTACCGCCAAACCCTCGGTCGGATCGAATCATGCACCGGCCGCAAAGCCGAGGTCATTCACATCGTCGGCGGCGGCATCCAAAACAAGCACCTCTGCCAGTGGGCGGCGGACGCCACCGGGCGGACAATCGTGGCCGGGCCGGTCGAGGCGACGGCGGCAGGCAATATCGCCGTACAGGCCGTAGCCACCGGCGTGCTGCCCGATCTCAAGGCCGCCCGGCAACTCATTCGCCGCTCGTTCGAGGTTTCCGTCTATGAGCCCAACGAGTCCGGGCGATGGGACGCACCCTATCGCAAGTTCGAGCAGTTGAGGGGATAG
- a CDS encoding hydrolase produces MGRVPDRLLPRDSLLLVVDYQDKLLPAIHEADACVAAARKLIDAARVLDVPMLITEQYPAGLGHTCAVLGEALAGVPVVEKILFSACVPEVLNRLTGWARPNIIVIGIEAHVCVQQSVLDLLRLGYTVHLCADATGSRRPSDRDLAIARMRQAGAIVTSVESAIFELLGQAGTDAFKRVLKIVK; encoded by the coding sequence ATGGGCCGAGTTCCAGATCGCCTGCTTCCGCGGGACAGTCTTCTACTGGTCGTTGACTACCAGGACAAGCTCTTGCCAGCCATCCATGAGGCTGATGCCTGCGTGGCGGCGGCCAGGAAACTGATCGACGCTGCCCGGGTGCTCGACGTGCCCATGCTGATCACCGAGCAGTACCCGGCGGGTCTGGGCCACACCTGTGCCGTGCTGGGCGAGGCCCTTGCGGGCGTACCCGTGGTCGAGAAGATCCTGTTCAGCGCCTGTGTACCGGAGGTACTGAACCGACTGACCGGCTGGGCCCGACCGAACATCATCGTGATCGGCATCGAGGCCCATGTCTGCGTGCAGCAAAGCGTTCTCGACCTTCTTCGCCTGGGCTACACGGTCCATCTCTGTGCCGACGCGACCGGTTCTCGCCGCCCGTCGGACCGTGATCTGGCGATCGCGCGGATGCGGCAGGCCGGGGCGATCGTCACCAGCGTGGAAAGCGCGATCTTTGAGCTGCTAGGCCAGGCGGGGACGGATGCCTTCAAGCGCGTGCTGAAGATCGTGAAGTGA
- a CDS encoding sigma-70 family RNA polymerase sigma factor, which translates to MSLGLTPPGTKGTTWASKMAKDSTLPAAAGLSVDETALVEQARAGDMGAFSRLVGKYQERIVNTCWRVCGNKDDAEDLAQEAILKALEAIGSFQQRAAFYTWLFRIAVNVSIAHRRRAARAPKLALHAGDGEWGGDYQAARLVGHASREVTDPPARLSARETERKLAEGLEQLDDDHRAVIVLRDIEGLDYRQIGEILDLPAGTVRSRIHRARLELKEYLRPLVE; encoded by the coding sequence ATGTCTCTGGGGTTAACACCCCCGGGAACCAAAGGGACCACCTGGGCATCTAAGATGGCGAAGGACAGCACGCTGCCGGCCGCCGCGGGCCTCTCGGTAGACGAGACGGCACTGGTGGAGCAGGCACGCGCGGGTGATATGGGGGCCTTCAGCCGCCTGGTGGGCAAGTACCAGGAACGGATCGTCAATACCTGCTGGCGCGTCTGCGGGAACAAGGACGATGCCGAGGACCTGGCCCAGGAGGCGATTCTGAAGGCGTTGGAAGCGATCGGCTCATTTCAGCAGCGAGCGGCCTTCTACACCTGGCTGTTCCGCATCGCGGTGAACGTGTCGATCGCCCATCGCCGCAGGGCGGCCCGAGCTCCCAAGCTGGCTCTGCACGCTGGCGACGGCGAATGGGGCGGCGATTATCAGGCGGCCAGGCTCGTGGGCCACGCGTCTCGGGAGGTGACGGACCCACCCGCCAGACTTTCGGCGCGCGAGACGGAGCGCAAGCTGGCCGAGGGACTGGAACAGCTCGACGACGATCACCGGGCGGTGATCGTACTGCGTGATATTGAAGGGCTCGACTACCGGCAGATTGGGGAGATTCTCGACCTGCCGGCGGGAACGGTGAGATCGCGGATCCACCGGGCCCGATTGGAGCTGAAGGAGTACTTGAGACCGCTGGTTGAGTGA
- a CDS encoding DUF89 family protein, which yields MAIFCQLMHPDRYRVSNWNVMDDPEIAAYWLNLFATFPERFDRQLVEDNLAGENFEQRWPAFRVDYDRELAALQAEAEKAGVLQTIDLTRFRQRLVSKYGFPDPYEGIKRRENRLAAELYPRIVAQLEATPLSHRWDLLLRGILAGNMFDLGSPDTIAMYQRGEVDFLRILANVPPRPWFVDHADAVRERLARNAWRKAMFFVDNAGTDIVLGVLPLARQMALCGTRVVLAPNSKPALNDITLAELVPLLEDLCGRDPELRNLVAGGMLTTVASGGDTPLIDLGQVSEECNAAAADIDLLVLEGMGRGVESNWTEEFKCDVWRVAMLKDRAVVKWMRASLFDPVCRLDAKR from the coding sequence ATGGCCATCTTCTGCCAGCTCATGCATCCGGATCGATACCGCGTCTCGAACTGGAACGTGATGGACGATCCGGAAATCGCGGCCTACTGGCTCAACCTGTTCGCGACCTTCCCGGAACGCTTCGACCGGCAACTCGTCGAGGATAACCTGGCAGGCGAGAACTTCGAGCAACGGTGGCCCGCGTTTCGCGTCGACTACGATCGCGAGCTGGCCGCCCTGCAAGCCGAAGCCGAGAAGGCCGGAGTTCTGCAAACCATCGACCTAACCCGCTTCCGCCAGCGGCTGGTCAGCAAGTACGGATTCCCCGACCCCTACGAGGGCATCAAACGTCGGGAAAACCGCCTGGCGGCCGAGCTCTACCCCCGCATCGTGGCCCAGCTGGAGGCCACGCCCTTGTCCCATCGCTGGGACCTCCTGCTCCGCGGCATCCTGGCGGGCAACATGTTCGATCTCGGCTCGCCGGACACCATTGCCATGTACCAGCGGGGTGAGGTCGATTTCCTCCGCATCCTGGCGAACGTGCCCCCCCGGCCGTGGTTCGTCGACCATGCCGATGCAGTACGCGAGAGACTGGCCCGAAACGCGTGGCGAAAGGCCATGTTCTTCGTGGACAACGCCGGCACGGATATCGTCCTCGGCGTCCTTCCTCTGGCCCGGCAGATGGCCCTCTGCGGCACCCGCGTCGTGCTCGCACCTAACAGCAAGCCCGCCTTGAACGACATCACCCTTGCGGAACTCGTTCCCCTGCTGGAGGATCTGTGCGGGCGCGATCCCGAATTGCGCAATCTGGTCGCCGGCGGAATGCTCACCACCGTGGCGTCCGGCGGGGATACACCCCTGATCGACCTCGGCCAGGTCAGCGAGGAATGCAACGCCGCCGCGGCCGACATCGACCTCCTCGTGCTCGAGGGCATGGGCCGCGGTGTTGAAAGCAATTGGACCGAGGAGTTCAAGTGCGATGTCTGGCGCGTCGCTATGCTCAAGGACCGGGCCGTGGTCAAGTGGATGCGGGCCAGCCTGTTCGATCCGGTCTGCCGGCTCGACGCCAAACGCTGA
- a CDS encoding acyl-CoA thioesterase translates to MANQTIACEIPIRVRYAECDPMGFVHHSKYFEYFEMGRTELLRSTGIRYRDLEDKGVLFVVAKVECKFRRPARYDDDLLMKVQICRMGRARIDHRYELYRDGLLLCEATSVLACVDRQGQVIPIPPEITGPHQD, encoded by the coding sequence ATGGCCAATCAGACGATAGCCTGCGAGATCCCCATTCGGGTCCGCTACGCCGAGTGCGACCCGATGGGTTTCGTTCACCATTCGAAGTACTTCGAGTACTTCGAAATGGGCCGGACAGAACTGCTCCGCTCGACCGGGATCCGCTACCGCGATCTGGAGGACAAGGGAGTTCTGTTCGTCGTGGCCAAGGTCGAGTGCAAGTTCCGCCGGCCAGCCCGGTATGACGACGACCTCCTGATGAAGGTCCAGATCTGCCGCATGGGACGGGCGAGAATCGACCATCGGTACGAGCTGTACCGTGACGGCCTGCTGCTGTGCGAGGCGACCAGCGTGCTGGCCTGCGTCGACCGCCAGGGGCAGGTGATCCCTATCCCCCCTGAAATCACCGGGCCACACCAGGACTAG
- a CDS encoding DUF1573 domain-containing protein — translation MSVVRFWSRVRWAGMLIALGVSTSWAVAQVPGTAPARALNTPSATPSANARPVITVDNAVHDFGTNWAGTRLEHTFKITNTGNATLEIREVRPGCSCATAGAYPKSLQPGETGSFPLVLDTTSIYGQYTRTPVIASNDPATPQLMLQLKGTVKRIIEVSPLMASFGVVYGGTPQTLTLKIVNNGEVPLRLALDPFASVGPFRFELTETTPGEAFDLKVTAMMPFDTPGLKRTEGRLMTNLASQRDLAVVASLVVRDRLDVQPPSVIVYPPADPAAAMTTMTRLLSFTNSGADPVKILEVSSDEPQFKVSFQPQLAGKNYLVRIEMPGNYAVPPEGRKIVIKTDDKMKPVLHVPVIKAFTPTAATRPAPVASAPVAPRSARRPAELMIGQKAPDFKLTTVSGKSASRADVSGKITVLNFVSSRCGYCKRQLPRVEALRPKYEEKGVRYLIVGETMGRSEETKEMLQAVLTQLNVKADFAMDAGNAVGRMFQATGYPTMVILGKTGMIEAVNIGNKVDLEDLMKGQLDALLDGKAIPEKFLPPKG, via the coding sequence ATGTCAGTAGTCCGGTTCTGGAGCCGCGTTCGGTGGGCGGGTATGTTGATTGCCCTGGGGGTCTCGACGAGTTGGGCGGTTGCCCAGGTACCGGGAACCGCGCCGGCGAGGGCTTTGAACACGCCGTCGGCCACGCCTTCGGCCAATGCCCGCCCGGTGATCACCGTGGACAACGCGGTTCATGATTTCGGGACCAACTGGGCGGGGACACGACTTGAGCACACCTTCAAGATCACCAATACCGGCAACGCGACGCTGGAGATCAGGGAAGTCCGCCCGGGCTGCAGCTGCGCCACCGCGGGGGCCTATCCCAAGTCGCTCCAGCCCGGCGAGACGGGTTCGTTCCCGCTGGTCCTCGACACCACCAGCATCTACGGGCAGTACACACGAACGCCGGTGATCGCCTCGAACGATCCGGCCACGCCGCAGCTCATGTTGCAGTTGAAGGGCACGGTCAAGCGCATCATCGAGGTCAGCCCGCTGATGGCGTCGTTCGGCGTGGTGTACGGTGGCACACCGCAGACCCTGACGCTGAAGATCGTCAACAATGGTGAGGTGCCCCTTCGACTGGCGCTGGATCCTTTTGCGTCGGTTGGACCGTTCCGGTTCGAGCTGACGGAGACGACGCCGGGCGAGGCGTTTGACCTGAAGGTCACGGCCATGATGCCGTTCGACACGCCGGGGCTCAAGCGGACCGAGGGGCGACTCATGACCAATCTGGCCAGTCAGCGCGATCTCGCCGTCGTCGCCTCGCTGGTGGTCCGAGACCGCCTTGACGTGCAGCCGCCGTCGGTGATCGTGTACCCGCCGGCAGATCCGGCCGCAGCGATGACGACGATGACTCGCCTGTTGTCGTTCACCAACAGCGGTGCGGATCCGGTCAAGATTTTGGAGGTAAGCTCGGACGAGCCGCAGTTCAAGGTAAGCTTTCAGCCCCAGCTAGCCGGCAAGAACTATCTGGTTCGGATCGAGATGCCGGGCAACTACGCCGTTCCGCCCGAGGGGCGCAAGATTGTCATCAAGACCGACGACAAGATGAAACCCGTCCTGCACGTTCCGGTCATCAAGGCCTTCACTCCGACGGCGGCTACCCGGCCCGCGCCGGTCGCGTCAGCTCCGGTTGCACCCCGGTCAGCCCGCAGACCGGCGGAGCTGATGATCGGCCAGAAGGCACCGGATTTCAAGCTGACCACGGTGTCCGGCAAGTCCGCTTCTCGCGCGGATGTCAGCGGGAAGATCACCGTGCTCAACTTTGTCTCGTCGCGCTGCGGCTACTGCAAGAGGCAACTGCCACGGGTGGAGGCTTTGCGACCCAAGTACGAGGAGAAGGGCGTCCGGTACCTGATCGTCGGCGAGACCATGGGGAGAAGCGAGGAGACCAAGGAGATGCTCCAGGCCGTCCTCACTCAGCTCAACGTCAAGGCGGATTTCGCCATGGATGCTGGCAACGCGGTCGGCCGGATGTTCCAAGCCACCGGCTATCCGACCATGGTGATCCTGGGAAAGACGGGGATGATCGAAGCGGTGAACATTGGCAACAAGGTTGATCTTGAGGATCTGATGAAAGGCCAGCTTGACGCGCTCCTCGACGGGAAAGCGATTCCCGAGAAGTTCCTGCCGCCCAAGGGATGA